The SAR202 cluster bacterium genome window below encodes:
- a CDS encoding methyltransferase domain-containing protein produces MTTSKEIKKEVSKAYAGFLAGGDGCGCGCGCSSGEGYGAQVVGLLGKEAPSFGCGNPIALASLKPGEVVLDLGSGAGLDCFMAASAVGGVGPTGRVIGVDMTLEMVERARKNGKRLKLGNVEFRLGDIEALPVEDESVDVIISNCVINLAPDKDAVFREAYRVLKPGGRLMVSDIVLSRPASEAEYRDLALYAGCVSGSVTLGEYLGKVRSARFEEVRSEGEPDGEAGRFWFSASVWGRKSFGQAQDSLRSGPHLGERGSKGGRRSLS; encoded by the coding sequence GTGACTACATCGAAGGAGATTAAGAAAGAGGTGTCGAAGGCGTACGCGGGGTTTTTGGCGGGGGGCGACGGGTGCGGCTGCGGGTGTGGGTGTTCGTCGGGGGAGGGGTACGGGGCGCAGGTGGTGGGGCTGCTGGGGAAGGAGGCGCCGAGCTTTGGGTGCGGGAATCCGATAGCGCTGGCGTCGCTGAAGCCGGGGGAGGTGGTGCTGGACCTGGGGAGCGGCGCCGGGCTGGACTGCTTCATGGCGGCGTCCGCCGTAGGCGGAGTGGGGCCGACGGGCCGGGTTATCGGGGTGGACATGACGTTGGAGATGGTGGAGCGGGCGAGGAAGAACGGGAAGCGGCTGAAGCTGGGGAACGTGGAGTTTCGGCTGGGGGACATAGAGGCGCTGCCGGTGGAGGACGAGAGCGTGGATGTGATTATATCGAACTGCGTGATAAACCTGGCGCCGGACAAGGATGCGGTGTTCAGGGAGGCGTACCGGGTGCTGAAGCCGGGGGGACGGCTGATGGTGTCGGACATTGTGCTGAGTCGACCGGCGAGCGAGGCGGAGTACCGCGACCTGGCGCTCTATGCGGGGTGCGTGTCGGGGTCAGTGACGCTGGGGGAGTATTTGGGGAAGGTGAGGTCGGCGAGGTTTGAGGAGGTGCGGTCTGAGGGGGAGCCGGATGGGGAGGCGGGGAGGTTTTGGTTCAGCGCGTCGGTGTGGGGGAGGAAATCCTTCGGCCAGGCTCAGGACTCGCTACGCTCGGGCCCCCACCTAGGGGAGAGGGGTTCTAAAGGTGGGAGGAGGAGCCTGTCCTGA
- a CDS encoding alpha/beta hydrolase, with product MHRQPQLAYPPQYALPWYPDGDGPAYWGITTKKGGTTVPSFTKGNIRIQYHEEGAGFPLLAIPGGGLNSLISNWPNQVFNAMELFKNDFRCVTMDQRNAIGGKSSGPVAVNDPWGAFADDQLAVMDHLGIQKFLFIGYCIGGPFALKLIERAPDRVVAAVLCQPVGHHPQHPDAMYNSGRDTWAPKLCAQRPDVNMETCEKYLHNLYRVQPDFAYSVSRDFARSCQTPLLIMPDNTPTHPYEPAMDLVALAPKAQVTAYPWKEQKDVFDRTIKQVRDFLLTHQRVATLR from the coding sequence ATCCACCGGCAACCCCAATTAGCCTATCCCCCACAGTACGCCCTGCCATGGTATCCTGACGGCGACGGGCCTGCGTATTGGGGAATCACCACCAAAAAAGGAGGAACAACTGTGCCAAGCTTCACTAAAGGCAACATCCGCATCCAGTACCACGAGGAAGGAGCCGGCTTCCCGCTGCTGGCTATCCCTGGCGGGGGGTTGAATTCCCTGATCAGCAACTGGCCAAACCAGGTCTTTAACGCTATGGAGCTGTTCAAAAACGATTTCCGCTGCGTTACCATGGACCAGCGCAACGCCATTGGCGGCAAGTCCAGCGGGCCGGTCGCCGTTAACGACCCCTGGGGAGCCTTCGCTGACGACCAGCTGGCGGTGATGGACCACCTTGGCATACAGAAGTTCCTGTTCATCGGCTATTGCATTGGTGGCCCCTTCGCGCTCAAGCTCATCGAGCGGGCACCCGACCGTGTCGTCGCCGCGGTCCTCTGCCAGCCGGTTGGACACCACCCTCAACACCCCGACGCCATGTACAACTCTGGCCGCGATACCTGGGCGCCGAAGCTGTGCGCCCAGCGGCCTGACGTTAACATGGAAACCTGCGAAAAGTACCTGCACAACCTCTATCGAGTGCAACCAGACTTCGCCTACAGCGTCTCGCGGGATTTCGCTCGTTCCTGCCAAACGCCTCTGTTAATCATGCCCGACAATACCCCGACCCACCCCTACGAGCCCGCCATGGACTTGGTAGCCTTGGCGCCCAAGGCCCAGGTAACTGCATATCCATGGAAGGAACAAAAGGACGTCTTCGACAGGACTATAAAACAGGTGCGCGACTTCCTCCTAACGCACCAACGGGTCGCAACACTCCGCTGA